The following coding sequences are from one Mytilus trossulus isolate FHL-02 chromosome 8, PNRI_Mtr1.1.1.hap1, whole genome shotgun sequence window:
- the LOC134680624 gene encoding uncharacterized protein LOC134680624, whose translation MSRELRESKNVNYKQLHCVGMSSPNVTEDVFSLEKEMTPVKSRRLQKVEEIESEVDSNDSGESSEEDEELQRLKKELAKVKRKKKEQKSQEKKEKIRKEIEKEKKELKKKTEKQKENLHPEYDAGFPLTTQDLHIF comes from the exons ATGTCTCGGGAATTAAGGGAAAGTAAGAACGTTAACTATAAACAATTGCATTGTGTGGGAATGTCTAGCCCTAATGTTACGGAGGATGTGTTCAGTTTGGAGAAGGAGATGACTCCAGTGAAGTCAAGAAGACTACAGAAAGTGGAGGAAATTGAGTCGGAGGTCGACAGCAATGACAGTGGTGAAAGCAGCGAGGAAGATGAGGAGTTGCAGAGGTTAAAGAAGGAGTTGGCGAAAGTAAAGCGGAAAAAGAAGGAACAAAAGTCGCAGGAGAAGAAAGAAAAGATCAGGAAGGAAATAGAGAAGGAGAAAAAAGAGTTAAAGAAGAAAACGGAGAAACAAAAAG aGAACTTGCATCCTGAATATGATGCTGGTTTTCCTCTAACTACTCAAGATCTACATATATTTTGA